The following coding sequences are from one Proteiniborus ethanoligenes window:
- a CDS encoding DUF6017 domain-containing protein: MAVFRVEKTRDYTVMSNHHLRNTDLSLKAKGLLSLMLSLPDNWDYTTKGLACICKDGIDSINSGVKELEVNGYVIRRRLRNEKGQLTTTEYTIFEQPQTLDMTDTPPKGENPILDNPILDNQAQEKPILENPILGKPKQAEPILGNPHQLSTNILNTDLLNMEVSNPYPSNLYQSNKEPQEKKIRYDEIGCDSPAEIKEMVLENIEYRYIKDNHNRERLDEIVDLMVETLCSTKDTINVAGDDYPAQLVKEKLLRINCLHIDYVFECLDKTTTYIRNIRRYLLTTLFNAPSTIDSYYSALVNHDLNRNP; this comes from the coding sequence ATGGCAGTTTTTAGAGTAGAAAAAACACGGGATTATACAGTGATGTCAAACCACCATTTAAGAAATACAGACCTTTCCTTAAAAGCAAAAGGCTTATTATCTCTTATGCTTTCTTTACCAGACAACTGGGATTATACGACTAAGGGACTTGCCTGTATATGTAAGGATGGCATAGATAGTATTAACAGTGGTGTAAAGGAACTAGAAGTAAATGGCTATGTAATTCGTAGGCGGTTAAGGAATGAAAAAGGGCAACTGACTACTACAGAATATACTATTTTTGAACAGCCTCAAACCCTTGATATGACTGATACACCACCTAAAGGGGAAAATCCAATACTGGATAATCCTATCTTGGACAACCAAGCACAGGAGAAACCTATATTGGAAAATCCAATCTTGGGAAAACCTAAGCAGGCTGAGCCTATCTTGGGAAACCCCCACCAATTAAGTACTAATATATTAAATACTGATTTATTAAATATGGAGGTATCAAATCCTTATCCATCAAATCTGTATCAATCAAATAAAGAGCCACAAGAAAAAAAGATTAGATATGATGAGATTGGATGTGATAGCCCAGCAGAAATAAAAGAAATGGTTTTAGAAAATATTGAATATAGGTATATTAAAGATAATCATAATCGTGAGCGTTTAGATGAAATCGTAGACCTAATGGTGGAAACTTTATGTTCTACCAAGGACACCATCAATGTTGCAGGAGATGATTACCCTGCACAACTTGTAAAAGAAAAACTACTGAGGATAAATTGTTTGCATATTGACTATGTCTTTGAATGTCTTGATAAGACCACCACCTATATCCGTAACATCAGGCGGTATTTACTGACTACCTTATTTAATGCACCATCCACCATAGATAGTTATTACTCGGCATTGGTAAATCATGATTTAAATAGAAACCCCTAA
- a CDS encoding PcfB family protein, translating into MQEEVENRTVALVISGTKLTARSLKAAILKYLAWRKDKKKYPEIPQGKQSLKDLAKQNAGMTNIEITDKNIKSFERSARKYGVDFAVKKDRSVKPSKYLVFFKGRDADAITAAFTDFTAKMVKRAERPSVLSQLKKFTQLVKNTVTDRVKSKDREQSL; encoded by the coding sequence ATGCAGGAAGAAGTAGAAAACAGAACAGTAGCACTAGTAATAAGCGGTACAAAGCTTACAGCAAGAAGTTTAAAGGCGGCTATTTTAAAATATCTAGCATGGCGTAAGGATAAGAAAAAATACCCTGAAATTCCTCAAGGCAAGCAAAGTCTTAAAGACCTTGCCAAACAAAATGCAGGAATGACCAATATTGAAATTACAGATAAAAATATTAAAAGCTTTGAAAGATCAGCAAGAAAATACGGTGTTGATTTTGCTGTTAAAAAAGATAGAAGCGTAAAACCATCTAAATACCTGGTCTTTTTCAAGGGCAGGGATGCAGATGCCATTACTGCTGCATTTACGGATTTTACAGCTAAAATGGTAAAAAGAGCAGAAAGGCCTTCCGTACTTTCACAGCTTAAAAAGTTTACCCAGCTTGTGAAAAACACAGTTACAGATAGGGTGAAAAGTAAAGATAGGGAGCAAAGCCTATGA